The Phoenix dactylifera cultivar Barhee BC4 chromosome 9, palm_55x_up_171113_PBpolish2nd_filt_p, whole genome shotgun sequence genome window below encodes:
- the LOC103696294 gene encoding beta-arabinofuranosyltransferase RAY1 isoform X2 translates to MMASESDMKSSCTHETPLLWFLGTPFFHSMVARSQASRSDISMIIDSETVLLADILTTLHHAYKLNHDWFLFSKSLDISHFSFQLVDNGKQWLRKDGKKIKFEKLQEYLVQKQQQSERFLMAWNTGDLPLHAGILPPFLYGKGLHNEWLVNEVLSSDLRLVFDATEVVSSFYPEMLGQWSHKYLPHAGGVAERNWEYRGNHHLAALYGTFFLRQNNTPSNLIKLVKCFGQYYFINQAKKTVYFLQGPNRHASYSLEPVSSREQETLQLSTRFLHFWKEKKWKTCLEDINSLDKERKYSLLTSYKVSFEVSVPLSITFSLESLLQMIADEDKSVVLAVAGDSYRDMLMSWVCRLRLLAVHNFIVCALDSEIYHFSVLQGLPVFKDPLAPSNISFNNCHFGTECFQRVTKVKSRIVLQILKLGYNVLMSDVDVYWFDNPLPFLLSFGPAALLAQSDEYNETGPINLPRRLNSGFYFARSDLTTIAAMEMVVRHASSSVLSEQPSFYDVLCGEGGVNRVGDDQCREPTTNLTVFFLDRNFFPNGAYKGLWEKPDVRSACMKLGCLILHNNWISGRKKKLERQVLSGLWDYDPSSRLCLRSWHRTKFMTNF, encoded by the exons ATGATGGCATCAGAATCTGATATGAAGAGCAGTTGCACTCATGAAACACCTCTCTTATG GTTCCTGGGGACACCCTTTTTTCACTCCATGGTCGCAAGATCTCAAGCTTCTCGTTCTGACATTTCTATGATTATTGATTCTGAAACTGTTCTCTTGGCTGACATCCTTACTACCTTACATCATGCTTACAAACTCAACCATGACTGGTTCCTTTTTTCCAAGTCACTAGACATTTcacacttttcatttcagttAGTTGACAATGGGAAGCAGTGGCTACGAAAGGatggcaaaaaaataaaatttgagaaG TTGCAGGAGTATCTAGTTCAAAAACAGCAGCAGAGTGAGAGGTTTCTTATGGCATGGAACACAGGGGACCTACCTCTGCATGCTGGGATTCTTCCTCCTTTCTTATATGGGAAAGGTCTTCACAATGAATGGCTTGTAAATGAGGTGTTGTCATCAGACTTAAGATTGGTATTTGATGCTACCGAGGTTGTATCCAGTTTCTATCCTGAAATGTTGGGTCAGTGGTCTCACAAGTATCTTCCACATGCTGGCGGTGTGGCTGAAAGAAATTGGGAGTATAGAGGAAACCATCATCTTGCTGCACTATATGGAACATTTTTCCTACGACAAAATAACACTCCTAGTAACCTAATTAAACTTGTGAAGTGTTTTGGGCAATAttatttcatcaatcaagcaaaaaaaACTGTCTATTTTTTACAAGGACCAAACAGACATGCATCTTACAGTTTGGAGCCAGTTTCAAGTCGAGAACAGGAAACATTACAATTATCAACAAGATTCTTGCACTTCTGGAAAGAGAAGAAGTGGAAAACCTGTCTAGAGGATATCAATTCATTAGACAAAGAGCGCAAATACTCTCTCTTGACATCGTACAAGGTTTCTTTTGAAGTGTCTGTACCATTATCTATTACATTCTCTTTGGAATCACTCCTCCAAATGATTGCAGACGAGGATAAATCCGTTGTGCTTGCAGTTGCTGGAGATAGTTACAGGGACATGCTTATGAGTTGGGTCTGCCGTTTACGCCTATTGGCAGTCCATAATTTTATAGTCTGTGCTCTTGATTCTGAAATTTATCATTTTTCAGTATTGCAG GGCTTGCCAGTCTTCAAGGATCCACTGGCTCCGAGCAATATCAGCTTCAATAATTGCCACTTTGGCACCGAGTGTTTTCAGAGAGTGACTAAAGTGAAATCCCGAATAGTTCTGCAGATACTAAAATTGGGATACAATGTCCTAATGAGTGATGTTGATGTCTATTGGTTTGATAACCCATTGCCATTTCTCCTCTCCTTTGGTCCTGCTGCATTGCTGGCACAGTCAGATGAATACAATGAAACAG GACCCATAAACTTGCCAAGGCGACTGAACTCTGGTTTTTACTTCGCTCGCTCTGATTTGACTACAATTGCTGCAAtggagatggtggtgaggcatgCATCTAGTTCAGTCTTATCGGAGCAGCCAAGCTTCTATGATGTTTTATGTGGGGAAGGTGGTGTGAACCGTGTTGGTGATGACCAATGTCGGGAGCCCACTACAAACCTGACTGTGTTTTTCTTGGATAGGAACTTCTTTCCTAATGGAGCCTACAAAGGCCTGTGGGAGAAGCCTGATGTCAGATCTGCTTGCATGAAGCTAGGATGCCTAATCCTTCATAACAACTGGATTAGTGGAAGGAAGAAAAAACTGGAACGCCAAGTGCTTTCTGGCTTGTGGGACTATGATCCTAGCTCTAGGTTGTGCCTGCGCAGTTGGCACAGGACCAAATTTATGACTAATTTCTGA